Below is a genomic region from Longimicrobium sp..
TTCCCGCGCCGCACCACCATCTCCCGCACCTCGCGCACCTCGGCCAGCGTCCGCCCCGTCCGCCGACGCATCCGCGCCGTCCACTTCAGTCCGCGGCGGCGCGGCGCCTCGCCCAGCGAGCCGATCAGCACCGCCTTCCACAGCAGCCAGAGGGCGAAGAGGATCGCCGCGGCGGTCAGCGCGATCAGCGCCACCTTCCCCCGCGCGTCGCGCCCGATCGCACGCAGGATGGGGAGCTCCCACGCGCGCGAGATGACGATCGCCGCGGGGATGGCCAGGGCGAAGAAAAGCGAGTCCTGCAGCCAGCCGATGGTGACGATCGAGATCGCCCGCGCCTGGGGGACCCCCTTCTGCACGAAGATCCCCCAGCGCATCACCTCCGTCCCGCTGCTGGTGGGAACGACGGAGGAGGCCAGCTCGCCGCCCAGGGTCACGCCCAGGTTGTCGCGCCAGGTGAGGGGAACGCCCATGAAGCGCCCCCACAGCCACATCCGCGTGGCGTTGGTGATCCAGGGGAAGAGGGCGAGCGCAAGCGCGAGGAGAAGGTACTGCCGCGGAAGGGTGCCCAGCCGGGCGAAGACGGAGTGGTCGGTGGCGTACCAGGTCCACCAGAGGTTGGCGACGACGCCCAGGGGGACCAGGACCAGCGCGCTGCGGAAGAGCCGGTCGAAGAGCTTCCGCTTCGGCGCGTCCCCGGGTGGGGCGGGGCGGCCGCTCATCGTTCGGCCCGCGGGCGGTAGCGCTCGACCACGCGGCGGTAGCTCTCCAGCAGGCGGCCGTTGATGGCGCCCCAGTCGTGCTCGGCCGCCGTCTCCCGCGCGCGGCACCCCATCCGCCTGCGCGCCTCGGGGTCGTCCAGCAGCGACAGCACCTTCTCCGCGAAGTCGGCGGGGTCGTTGGCGCGCGCGATCCACCCCGTCTCTCCCGGCTCGACGAGATCGGGCGGACCGCCGCGGTCCACGACGACGGCGGGAAGGCCGGACGCCTGCGCCTCGAGGATCACGTTCCCGAAGGTCTCGGTGGTCGAGGGGAAGACGAAGACGTCGCCCGAGGCATACCAGCGCGACAGCGCCTCGCCCGTCTGGTGCCCGGCGAAGTACGCGTCGGGGAGCTGCTTCTCGAGGTCGCCGCGGATGGGGCCGTCGCCCACGAACACCAGGCGGTAGCGGGCGCCGCGCGCGCGCAGGATGCGGTCGACGTCCACCAGGTCGGCCAGGTCCTTCTCCTTCACCAGCCGGCTGACCATCAGCAGCACCGGCGTGTCGTCGTCGGCGCCCACGCGCGCCCGCAGCTCGGGGTCGCGGAAGCGGGGGGAGTAGCGCGCCAGGTCGATCCCCCGCGACCACAGCTCGGTGTTGGTGATCCCGTGCGCCGCCAGCTCGCGGATGCTCCCGTGCGAGGGCACGTACACGGCCTCGCAGCGGCCGTAGAACTTGCGCAGCAGGTACCAGCCGAACCCCTCCAGGGCGCCGAGATGGTAGAAGCGGAAGTAGGAGACGAAGTGCGTGTGGAAGCTGCTGACCAGGGGAACGCCGCGCCGCAGACCGTACTTGGTGGTGCGGAAGGCGACGAAGGTGGGGCTGACCACGTGGATCAGGTCGGGGCCGTACTCGTCCATCCGCGCGCTGATCTTGTGCCCGATCGGCGTCGACACCCGGTAGTCGGGACGGAGCGGAACGGGAACGTTCGGCACCTTCCTCACCCGGTCGGCCCAGGAGATCTCGGGGCCGGGAACGAAGGGCGAGAACACGCGGAAGTCGACGTCGGGCTGCCGCTCCAGGAAGCCGAAGAGCTGCGCGAGCGTCCGGGAGACGCCGTCCACGAGGGGCGGGAGGCTTTCCGTGACGTAGGCGATCTTCATCGTCCGCGCGCCCGCTCCGTCATCGCAGTCGTTCCGGGTGGTGCTGGTGGGAGATACAGCCGGAGGTCGGAAATGTAAGCGCCGGGCGCGCAGGGACGACAGGGGATGTTCAGGGGACAGGGACAGGGGACAGGGGACAGGGGACAGGGGACAGGGGACAGGGGACAGCAGGGAAGGTGGGACCACCCGCATGGATCCCGCGAGCCGCGCCCCAACGACTCAGCACTCAGCACTCTTCTCTCCTTGACAATCGCTGCCGCGCCGGGGAGACTTCCGGGGCAGGACTCCAATCTCCCGCATGTTGCCCGTCCGCTCCGCGCCCGCACCCACATGGAACGCCGCACCCTGCTCATCGTCGTGGCCGCGCTGGTCGTCGGCTTCCTGGCGGGCTTCGTCCCCCAGTACACGGGCAAGCGCCACGCGCAGCGTGACTTGGCGGCGGCGCAGCTGGAGGTGCGGCTGGCGCGGCAGCAGGGGCGGCTGGGCGCGGCGCTCTCCGAGGCGCTGCGCAGCAACTACGAGCGCTCGCGCCAGCTGATGGCGCGCTACTTCACGGACATGCAGGCCACCGTCGGCCAGGTGCCCGACGCGCGCAGGCGGCAGGCGCTCACCGGCATCCTGTCGCAGCGCGACGAGATCATCACCCTGCTCTCGCGCAGCCAGCCGGAAAGCGCGCAACGGCTGATGATCCTGTACACGCAGATGTTCGCCGCCGTCGACCCCGAGGGCACCGTCGCCCCGGCCGTCACCACCGCACCCGCGCCGCCCGCGGCACCCGCGCCCGCGCCCCCTCCGCCCGCCGCGCAGCCGCCCTCGAAGGCAGCCCCGAAGCAATAGCGCGTATCCCGATCCCCTTCGGCATCCATCACTTCCATCGACCCACCGCGGTACATCTTCCATGCGCAATTTGTTTACGGGCGCCCTCGCGGTGCTCCTCGCCGCGTCCGCGGCATCCGCCCAGATCCCCACGCGCCCGGCGCTCAAGGCGGGGGCCGATCCCAACGACTGGAACGCGTACTTCGACCGCGGCGTGGAGCTGCTGAAGGAGGACGCGCGTGACGCCGACGAGATGTTCGCGTGGGCCGCGCGGCTCGATCCCTCGCGCGCGGAGCCGCTGTACGGGCGCTACGTGGCCTTCCACATGCGCGACGTGCGGCGCTTCGAGGAGTACCTGAACGACAACCAGCGCGTGCTGCGCGAGCCGGGGGTGATGCGGGCGGACTCGCTCTACTTCGAGTCGGTGGTGCGCAACCCGTTCGTGCACCGCGGGCTGATCGCGCTGGCGTACGACCAGCTGCCGGGCGAGTGGGGGAACGATTCGTTCACCCGCGCGTTCCTGGAGTACGCGCGCGGCGAGATCGACGCGGCCGCGCGCGACCTGTCCGCGCACGTCCGCCGCTCGCCGGGCGATTTCCGCGCGCGCCACGCGCTGGCGATGTCGCTCACGCACCTGCGGCGCTACGACGAGGCGCGGGTGGAGCTCGATTCCGTGCTCGCCGCGCTCCGCCGCCGCGACGAGCGCCGCGTGGCGCGCGTGTACGAGAGCAAGGAGATGCTGCTGTACAGCCTGGGGCTGCTCCATCTCGTGCAGAACCGGCAGGACCAGGCGCGCGAGGCGTTCGCGCAGGCGGTGGTGGAAGATGCGTCGCAGTGGTACGCGCACCGCGGCCTGGCCCTGGCGCTGGTGTCGGCCGGCCACCCGGCGGACGCGCTCCCCGAGTACCGGACCGCCATCGAGCTGGCCGGGCCCGACAACCCGATCCTGCTGAGCGAATACGGCAAGGCGCTCTATTCCGCCCGCCAGTACGACGCGGCCATCGAGCAGCTGTCGCACCTCGTCCGGGTGGCGCCCGACTGGGCCGACGCCTGGCTCGCGCTCGGGAATGCCAACGCCCGCGCGAACAGGAAGGACGCGGCGATCGAGGCGTTCAACGCCTACCTGGCCCGCGCCCCGCGGAGCGACGCCGACATGGCCGGCCGCGTCCGCGCGCAGGTCGAGCAGCTCCGCGCGGCCGGCAGCTGAGGCGAGATTCTCACGGCGAGATTCTCACGCGGAGACGCGGAGACGCGGAGGAGAGATTCCTCCGCGGCTCCGTTTCTTTTGAATCGACCGGGCACATTCAGCGCGCCGGCATCGCCACGATGGTGAAGGGAGATGTGGCTCGGGCGCGCTCCACCACCATCCGTCCGCTCTCGATGGGGATGGTGACCTCTCCGTCCACCCCATCGTGCGAATCCGGCGCCCATTCCACGTGGATCGACACGCCCCCGCGGTCGTCGACGGGGATCCCACCGTCCAGCATCCGTTCGCGTACGATACGTCCCGCGGTGTCGCGCGCGACCAGCTCCAGAGGCCGGATTCGCCCGGTCGTAGATGAAACGGATCGGCGGCCGGCGTTTCTTACGCCGGCTTCGTCCCTCAGCGCGCCGGCATCGCCACGACGCGGAAGGGGGATGCGGCGCGGGCGCGCTCGATCACCATCCTGCCGTTCTCGATGGGGATGGTGACGGTGCCGGCCGTGGCATCGCTCGACATCTCCCCCCATTCCATGGAGATGGAGACGGTCCAGCGCGCGTCGATCTCGCTGCCTTCGTTCAGCATCTGCGCGGTTTTTACGTGCCCCGCGGCGTTGCGCGCCACCAGCTCCAGCCGCTTGAGATAGACGTCGTTCGACGGGTTGCGGACGGCGGCGCGCTGGATGGCGCCGCCCGGCGCGCCGAACGCCACCACCGCCACCAGCGTGCGGTCGTCCTGGGCGCCGGGCGACTCGGCGGCGTTGGCGTCGTGCACCGCCACGAAGCCGGTGCCGAACGGCTTCACGTCCACCAGCAGCAGCGGGTGATCGGCGGTGAAGAGCGCGCGGCCGTTCAACAGCGAGTAGTACGCGTCGACGTTCTCGGACCCGCAGCAGCCGTACTCGGTAATGCGGTAGAGCGCGTACCCGGGAAAGCTGTCCACCAGCGCGCCGTCCTCGCCGCGCCGGCGGACGATCCAGAGCGGCCGCGCCTCGGGGTGCGCCGCGGGCCGGGCGACCACGCTGACCTCCGCCTCGGCGGGGCCTTCCTGGCTCTCGCACCGCTGGATGCTCGTCTTCTCCTCCAGCAGCAGGTGCGGCCACTCGGGCGACTCGACCGCCGCCGCGCCCACCACGGTGTAGCGCACGCCCGTCGTAGCATAGCCGAACGAGCACTCCTCCGTCCGCGGCAGCAGCCGGAAGCTGGACGGCGCGGAGAGCTGCCGCGGCGTCTGCTGCGCCGCGGCGGGCGCGTACACGAGCGCGGCCGCCACCCAGGCCAGCCGCGCGCAAGCGAAGCATCTCATCGTCGAAGGGAGATCGGGTAGGAGGGTGAACCCGCCTCTCGCGCAGTCCGCGAAGGCGGACTTCCTGAAGTTCCAGCGGCGGGCTTCAACCCGCCGATCTCGACCGGCCTACGCCGCCTCGGCCGCGCCGCGCAGCGCTTCGCGGGCGGCGCGGTAGCCTTCCTCCAGGAAGAACTGCGTGCGGTCGAAGTCCCACCCACCCAGGTGGCCGATGCGGGGGCGGATCACCAGCATCGGCGGGCCCTCCCACGGGCGCTCGGCGGCCACGCGGCGCTGCTGCTCCAGGTTCAGCGTCAGCACGCGGTCGTGGATGGCGATCATCCCGCGGTCGAAGAAGCCCTCGGCCGGGGGCACGATCTCCGCGCCCACGTCCACCGCGATGATCCGCTCGGTGGCCCACTCCGCGGCGTGGCGGATGGGCAGCACGTCCATCACCCCGCCGTCCACCAGCACGTCGCCGTCCAGCTTCAGCGGGGGAAAGTAGATGGGGATGGCGCAGCTGCCGTAGATGGCGTCGATCGGCGGCGTCTCCTCGTCGACACCCGTGCCGAACCAGCGCTCCTTCCCCGTCACCAGCGACACGCAGTTGACGCGCACGGGGAAGCGCGCGTCGCGGAAGGTCTTGAGGGGGAGATTGCGGGCGATCCAGGCGCGGTAGTGCTCGCCGTCGAACACCGCCTCCTCGCGCACGCCGCCGAAGAGCACGGCGCGGCGGTTGATGGAGACGATGTCGTCCTTGGTCAGCCCCCGCGCGATCTTCGCCAGCTCGCGCCACCCCAGCCCGCCGGCCAGCGAGCACCCGATCAGCGCGCCGATGCTGGTGCCGATCACGGCGTCCACGCGCACGCCGGCCTCCTCGAGCGCCTTCCACACGCCGATGTGGGCCACGCCCTTCATCCCGCCGCCGCCCATGACGAGGACGGTGCGGGGCCGGTCGGGGAGGGGGATCGGGTCGGTCAAGTGACTAGTGCCCAGTGCTCGGTGCCAGCTGCCCAATGAGACGGTGCGTGAGTGCGCCGGTGCAGGAGTGCGTTGGTCCGGCGCGAGTCCGATCGGCCGGCGCGAGTGCCACGCACTACCACACTCGCGCGCTTCCGCACTTTCTGTTTCTCCGCACTTGCCGTTCCGCGCGTACATCCCCGCGCGTGTGAATCTTGCGACCGCGGAAAGTCTCGCGCGGAGAGGGACTTCACGCTTGACGTACGCGGCCGCGCGGCCTAGGTTGCCGGTTGATACGGAGAATCATTCTTGAGAAGCCGCACGTCCCCCACACTGGGGGGTATCAGCGGTCTCCGGATCCGCAACCAACGATCAATCAGGACGGAAGACCGGCCGCGCGCCGGGATATCCCGAGGAGAAGAGAACCGATGGCCGAACCGCTGCTCAAGATCACCAACCTGCACGCCGAGATCGCCGAGGACGGCACGGAGATCCTGAAGGGGGTGGACCTGGAGCTGAACGCCGGCGAGATCCACGCCATCATGGGCCCCAACGGCTCGGGCAAGAGCACGCTCAGCAAGGTGGTGTCGGGGCACCCGGCCTACGAGGTGACCGACGGCGAGGTCCTGTTCCGCGGCGAGAGCGTGCTGGACATGGAGCCCGACGAGCGCGCCCGCGCCGGCATCTTCCTGGCCTTCCAGTACCCGGTGGAGATCCCGGGCGTGTCCGTCGCCAACTTCATGCGCACGGCGCTCTCGGCCAAGCGCGGCGAGGAAGTGGACGTGTTCGACTTCCAGGAGGAGCTCGAGGCGCGCATGGAGATGCTGGACATGGACCCCGCGTTCGCGCTCCGCTCGGTGAACGAGGGCTTCAGCGGCGGCGAGAAGAAGCGCAACGAGATCCTGCAGCTGGCCATGCTCGAGCCGGTCCTGGCCGTGATGGACGAGACCGACAGCGGGCTGGACATCGACGCCCTGAAGATCGTAACCGCGGGGATCAACAAGATCAAGGCGGAACGGCCCGATATGGCCGTGCTGCTGATCACCCACTACCAGCGCATGCTGAACTACATCACGCCCGACGTGGTGCACGTGATGGTGGACGGCCGCATCATCCGCTCCGGCGGCGCCGAGCTGGCGCTGGAGCTGGAGGAGCGCGGCTACGACTGGGTGCGCGAGGAAGTCACTGCGTGACGGTGCCCGGTGCCGAGTGCCCAGTGCCCAGTGACGAACGGGCGAGACTGGGCACCCGACACTAGGAACTGGGCACTTTTCACTTGAGGAGGCACGATGCCTTACAACGAGGAAGTCGCCGCACTCGGGCTCGACGAGTACAAGTACGGCTTCAAGGACGAGGTCGACTACGCGTTCAAGAGCCGCAAGGGGCTCGACGAGGAGATCGTCCGCGAGATCTCGGAGCGCAAGGGCGAGCCGAAGTGGATGCTCGACACGCGCCTGAAGGCGCTGAAGCACGCCCAGAAGCGCCCGTGGCCCACCTGGGGCGGCGACCTGGGCGGGCTGAACTTCGACGAGATCTACTTCTACATCCGCCCCTCGGACCGCGGCACCGGGCGCACGTGGGACGAGGTGCCCGACACCATCAAGAACACCTTCGAGCGGCTGGGCATCCCCGACCAGGAGCGCCGCATCCTGGCCGGCGTGGGCGCGCAGTACGAGAGCGAGGTCGTGTACCACTCGCTCAAGGAGGAGTGGGAGAAGCAGGGCGTCATCTTCAAGGGGATGGACGACGGCCTGCGCGACCACGAAGACATCGTGCGCGAGTACTTCGGCTCGGTGGTGCCCTTCCGCGACAACCTGTTCGCGGCGGTGAACACCGCGGTGTGGAGCGGCGGCTCGTTCGTGTACGTGCCCAAGGGGGTGAAGCTCGACATGCCGCTGCAGGCCTACTTCCGCATCAACGCGGAGAGCATGGGCCAGTTCGAGCGGACGATGATCATCGTGGAGGAAGGCGCCCAGGTGCAGTACATCGAGGGGTGCACCGCTCCCTCGTACAGCCAGGACTCGTTCCACTCCGGGGTGATCGAGATCATCGTGAAGGACGGCGCCCGGATGCGCTACACGACCATCCAGAACTGGTCGCACAACGTCTACAACCTGGTGACGCAGCGCGCGCTGGTGGGGCGCGACGGCACCATGGAGTGGGTGGACGGCAACCTGGGGTCGAAGCTCACGATGAAGTACCCGAGCTGCTACCTGAACGGCGAGGGCGCGCGCGGCGAGGTGCTGTCCATCGCCTACGCGGGGCCGGGGCAGCACCAGGACGCCGGCGGCAAGGTGATCCACAACGCGCCGCACACCAGCAGCCGCATCGTCTCCAAGTCCATCTCCAGGGGCTCGGGTCGGTCGAGCTACCGCGGGCTGCTGCAGGTGAACCCGGGCGCCAAGTACGCCCGGAGCAACGTGGAGTGCGACGCGCTGCTGCTGGACGACGAGGCGCGCACCGACACCTATCCGTACATCGAGATCCAGGACGAGCACGCGCAGATCGGCCACGAGGCCACCGTCAGCAAGATCGGCGACGAGCAGCTCTTCTACCTGATGAGCCGCGGCCTGAGCGAAGACGAGGCGGCGACCATGGTGGTGCGCGGCTTCATCGAGCCGATCGCCAAGGAGCTGCCGCTGGAGTACGCCGTGGAGCTGAACCGGCTGATCGAGCTGGAGATGGAAGGATCGGTGGGATGAAAACAGATAGTCCCAAGTCCCAAGTCCTGAGTCCCAAGTTGAAGTTGAGCACTTAGGACTTAGGACTTAGGACCGAGGACTTAGGA
It encodes:
- a CDS encoding glycosyltransferase family 1 protein yields the protein MKIAYVTESLPPLVDGVSRTLAQLFGFLERQPDVDFRVFSPFVPGPEISWADRVRKVPNVPVPLRPDYRVSTPIGHKISARMDEYGPDLIHVVSPTFVAFRTTKYGLRRGVPLVSSFHTHFVSYFRFYHLGALEGFGWYLLRKFYGRCEAVYVPSHGSIRELAAHGITNTELWSRGIDLARYSPRFRDPELRARVGADDDTPVLLMVSRLVKEKDLADLVDVDRILRARGARYRLVFVGDGPIRGDLEKQLPDAYFAGHQTGEALSRWYASGDVFVFPSTTETFGNVILEAQASGLPAVVVDRGGPPDLVEPGETGWIARANDPADFAEKVLSLLDDPEARRRMGCRARETAAEHDWGAINGRLLESYRRVVERYRPRAER
- the sufB gene encoding Fe-S cluster assembly protein SufB; the encoded protein is MPYNEEVAALGLDEYKYGFKDEVDYAFKSRKGLDEEIVREISERKGEPKWMLDTRLKALKHAQKRPWPTWGGDLGGLNFDEIYFYIRPSDRGTGRTWDEVPDTIKNTFERLGIPDQERRILAGVGAQYESEVVYHSLKEEWEKQGVIFKGMDDGLRDHEDIVREYFGSVVPFRDNLFAAVNTAVWSGGSFVYVPKGVKLDMPLQAYFRINAESMGQFERTMIIVEEGAQVQYIEGCTAPSYSQDSFHSGVIEIIVKDGARMRYTTIQNWSHNVYNLVTQRALVGRDGTMEWVDGNLGSKLTMKYPSCYLNGEGARGEVLSIAYAGPGQHQDAGGKVIHNAPHTSSRIVSKSISRGSGRSSYRGLLQVNPGAKYARSNVECDALLLDDEARTDTYPYIEIQDEHAQIGHEATVSKIGDEQLFYLMSRGLSEDEAATMVVRGFIEPIAKELPLEYAVELNRLIELEMEGSVG
- a CDS encoding lysylphosphatidylglycerol synthase transmembrane domain-containing protein, with the translated sequence MSGRPAPPGDAPKRKLFDRLFRSALVLVPLGVVANLWWTWYATDHSVFARLGTLPRQYLLLALALALFPWITNATRMWLWGRFMGVPLTWRDNLGVTLGGELASSVVPTSSGTEVMRWGIFVQKGVPQARAISIVTIGWLQDSLFFALAIPAAIVISRAWELPILRAIGRDARGKVALIALTAAAILFALWLLWKAVLIGSLGEAPRRRGLKWTARMRRRTGRTLAEVREVREMVVRRGKALFVLTWLITGIQWCCRYSVVTAMAYFLAPQAHVDPVLFFLLQWVVFTALNFVPTPGASGGAEAAFVLVYSALLPAAVIGIATAGWRFLTFYLQLGLGSVIFTGMNVADARRAVVRRRRERGVTAL
- a CDS encoding tetratricopeptide repeat protein, with amino-acid sequence MRNLFTGALAVLLAASAASAQIPTRPALKAGADPNDWNAYFDRGVELLKEDARDADEMFAWAARLDPSRAEPLYGRYVAFHMRDVRRFEEYLNDNQRVLREPGVMRADSLYFESVVRNPFVHRGLIALAYDQLPGEWGNDSFTRAFLEYARGEIDAAARDLSAHVRRSPGDFRARHALAMSLTHLRRYDEARVELDSVLAALRRRDERRVARVYESKEMLLYSLGLLHLVQNRQDQAREAFAQAVVEDASQWYAHRGLALALVSAGHPADALPEYRTAIELAGPDNPILLSEYGKALYSARQYDAAIEQLSHLVRVAPDWADAWLALGNANARANRKDAAIEAFNAYLARAPRSDADMAGRVRAQVEQLRAAGS
- a CDS encoding patatin-like phospholipase family protein: MTDPIPLPDRPRTVLVMGGGGMKGVAHIGVWKALEEAGVRVDAVIGTSIGALIGCSLAGGLGWRELAKIARGLTKDDIVSINRRAVLFGGVREEAVFDGEHYRAWIARNLPLKTFRDARFPVRVNCVSLVTGKERWFGTGVDEETPPIDAIYGSCAIPIYFPPLKLDGDVLVDGGVMDVLPIRHAAEWATERIIAVDVGAEIVPPAEGFFDRGMIAIHDRVLTLNLEQQRRVAAERPWEGPPMLVIRPRIGHLGGWDFDRTQFFLEEGYRAAREALRGAAEAA
- the sufC gene encoding Fe-S cluster assembly ATPase SufC, which encodes MAEPLLKITNLHAEIAEDGTEILKGVDLELNAGEIHAIMGPNGSGKSTLSKVVSGHPAYEVTDGEVLFRGESVLDMEPDERARAGIFLAFQYPVEIPGVSVANFMRTALSAKRGEEVDVFDFQEELEARMEMLDMDPAFALRSVNEGFSGGEKKRNEILQLAMLEPVLAVMDETDSGLDIDALKIVTAGINKIKAERPDMAVLLITHYQRMLNYITPDVVHVMVDGRIIRSGGAELALELEERGYDWVREEVTA